GACCGTACCGTTACCTGTACCCAAACGAGCAAATAATCCCGCACCTGTTATCGGAGTGTAATTATTGCGAATCACGTTATCGTGAATCCTGGGGGCGCAATACTGGATAAACAAACCGCCACCGTCACGAGAACCAACACCATTCTGAATAATACACTCACTGATCAAAGGATCGGACTCAATACATGATATACACTGAACCGAATTATTACCATTAATCGTGAAACCGATCAACTCCGTCGTCGCGTCACTACCAGATGTAAAAGACACGACCGGTGATCCGGCACTCAGTGACTTCTGTGATAAATAATCACGTGCCTTCAGCGGGGCCGATAAACTATCAAAATCCAACGGAAGATCATAAACTCCACTGGCTGAACTCGGAGATAAGATTGTCGTCTCTAATGCCCCCGACGCGGATAAGACAACAATGCTTTTACCACCAAAATTAATACTCTCTTCGTAAACACCAGATGCCACTAATACCGTATCACCATCAACTGAGATATTAATTGCCCCCTGAATTGTCGAATACTCGGATGGAACATGATGAATAGATGCGAAAACTGAAGCCCCAAATAGAAATACAAACAGCCCCACAATTATCGAAATCTTACTTGTCTTTCCCATTGCTATCCTCCAGCCCCAGTTTTATATTAAAATGCGTAAATTAAAATCACCATAAAATTGAAAGTAACGCTTTTACTATATGTAGAATAATAAAATATTGTGTTATGTCAATAAAAATAGTCTAAAAAAGCAATTATTCGCTGAATTATTCATAATTCAAGCTTCAAAGTGACACTATATGCCACTTAAAGGGGATAACAGATTTTACTGAGCAAATAAGATCACATATTTACAAATTCTGTACTCAAGTCTTGCTATCAGTCATTGGTAATATTATATTAAAAGCTCAAATTCGGGGAGAGGAATTCTGATATGATGTGCTTTCCTATTTACAAATCAATAAACAAATTGGAATGGAATATTCATAGCATCACGCATAATCTAATTAGATATAAATTTTTGGGGTAATCATGGGACATTTGAGACTTGGTGATATATATAAAACCCGTCGCTGGAAAAAAGTAATAGAGTTACTTAAAGCCGGTGGCGATATTTCGACTATAGCTGAAGCCAGCATGTTAGCGGCCCAATCCGGTCTTGGCCGTATCCCCAATGATGCCGGATTCACTCATACTCTTACGACAATATTCAAGTTCCTCGAATCTGCCGGATCAAAAGATTTCATATCAAATCTTAACGGGCAGGGTTATTCACTATCCAACGACGCATCCTTATTTGATATTGTTAGCGCGTTAAAATCCCGAATCGATTATGACCTTAACAGCCTGCACATAAAATCTGATGCCAGCGAAATCGCCCAGAATGCATTTACCGAAGCATTAATAAAAAACGTCTCGACCGAAACAGGCTCTCTATTTGAAACTACATCCGAATCCATGCAGAAATCAATCTCAAAGTATGCGACCGGCAAGCGGTTGGCCGAGTTGATGCATAACTTTTTGTCTTCGTTTACCAGCAGGTATCTATCATATCATCTGGATCGCGAATTGCCCAGCCATATCGGGCAGGGTTTGAGATTTCAAGATATTAATGACCACGATAAGTTCAATGAGGCATTTAATACTTACATACGAGAAACAGTTCGGATATCAAAAGAGTTTACACCCGGATGGTTCGGCAAGGCGAAGTTTAATCAGGACTTATCCTCTGAATCGGTCGCCAAGTTCGCCCATGTAGCCTTCAAAAAAATCAGCAATGAGTTTGCGCGAGGAGGGGAGTAATATTTCTAAAAAATCTCTCATCCTGTGCGGGCCGTATCCTCATGATAATGTGGATAAATCGGGCTTCAAAAAGATAATTAACCTCGATACGTCATCCATAAGTACGCACAATGTAAATCTGAAACTGTTTGATATAAGTAAGAGACTCGCCCAAAATCCATCTCCCTTGATTCTGGATATGCTGGAAGTTGGCAGCTACGTTTATTGCGCCGATCAGGCTATCACACGCGGCGGGAGAACATGGAAACAGGATGGCAAAGACTGGAACAGGGATTTTGTTTTACATATCCCGGTCCGAAATCCCGAGAGATGGAATGATTCGAAAACTAAAGAATTATTGGAGCAGGCTCTCGGGTTTCTATCGGATGACATGTATGAATTTCATTTTAGCAAATTGAAGGATGAGATACCAATAGATCAGTATTTCGATTTTCAGGATACGATATACTGGTCAGACGCCGAAGAGGTGATTCTCTTCTCAGGCGGTCTTGATTCGCTGGCCGCGACAGTTGATGTTTGCTAAGTTTCTCAAATCGGCCATCGCCATGTTGACCGGTATATTCTGTGGTCGCGCATGCCTTTCCAGCTACAGGGCTCCCACATCGTTTTTCCGTTAGTGAATTTGGCAATTTTGTTAAGCCTTTTGTATACGGAATCTGTAATCCAAGTAGGGTAGTCGGGAGACAGATTGCATAGCTTGGCAGCATAGTTTGCAGCACGTCCCACCCAGACAAGATCATTAGAGCCGCGGATTCCCGTTCGAGCAACAAAGAGCGAACTCGTATCGATTCCTACCGTTTGTTGCATCAAGTACTTGATGTTAGAGTACTGTGCCTGAATTGCAGGATTTATGATCTTCTTTACTGCATAGTTAATCTTTAGTGCGGCACGTACTGCCGATGTGTTCTTGCTTCCTCCAATAAAGATAGACATTATACGATCGCCATCGTATGC
This portion of the Candidatus Zixiibacteriota bacterium genome encodes:
- a CDS encoding adenylate/guanylate cyclase domain-containing protein, which encodes MSLNDDLKQEVATILRNSWSTRNGQKVPEPEELKLSNDAVELDATVLYADLTESTGLVDSYKSYFAAEIYKSYLHTTAKIVRSEDGIITAYDGDRIMSIFIGGSKNTSAVRAALKINYAVKKIINPAIQAQYSNIKYLMQQTVGIDTSSLFVARTGIRGSNDLVWVGRAANYAAKLCNLSPDYPTWITDSVYKRLNKIAKFTNGKTMWEPCSWKGMRDHRIYRSTWRWPI